The proteins below come from a single Spirochaetota bacterium genomic window:
- a CDS encoding acyl-CoA dehydrogenase family protein has translation MNFSLTQEQQIIQETAAKFAKQELEPVASTLDTSKDRKILKSNLKKLAALGFNGIAVDPRYGGTGAGSVAFSLVMTELGKACAATAVTTSVTNMVAEVIQSVGTEEQKQRYIPPLCNGSFYAGSFGLTEAEAGSDPAAMKTTATDSGDFWMLNGKKVFITSAEYAGVFVVWAVTNKNAPKGRGISAFLVEPHFEGFIVGRDEHKMGQVGSSTNEIILDNCKVPKENLLGTLNDGFRIAVRELGGGRIGIGSMALGIGLAAMDYATSYAKERIQFDKPIIHNQAIQWMIADNYTHLEAARLLLLQAAYKKEHGMPFMKEASMAKLFATEAANKACYDAMQILGGYGYTKEYPVERLYRDVRVTTIYEGTSEIQRLIIAKHYMDTAPIPSNV, from the coding sequence ATGAATTTCAGTTTAACGCAGGAACAACAAATCATTCAGGAAACAGCTGCTAAATTTGCAAAACAGGAACTTGAACCAGTTGCTTCCACACTGGATACATCAAAAGACAGAAAGATTTTGAAATCCAACCTGAAAAAACTGGCGGCGTTAGGTTTTAACGGCATTGCTGTTGACCCACGGTATGGGGGCACGGGCGCAGGTAGTGTTGCATTTTCACTGGTGATGACAGAACTTGGCAAAGCTTGTGCAGCTACTGCTGTGACAACTTCGGTAACCAATATGGTGGCAGAGGTAATACAATCAGTGGGGACAGAAGAGCAGAAGCAACGGTATATTCCTCCACTTTGCAATGGTAGCTTTTATGCAGGGAGCTTTGGCCTGACTGAGGCAGAGGCAGGCTCTGACCCTGCAGCAATGAAAACAACGGCAACGGATAGTGGAGATTTTTGGATGCTCAATGGAAAAAAGGTATTCATAACCAGTGCTGAGTATGCAGGGGTATTTGTGGTGTGGGCTGTTACCAATAAAAATGCACCTAAAGGTAGGGGCATCAGTGCATTTTTAGTGGAGCCACATTTTGAAGGATTTATTGTTGGCAGGGATGAACATAAAATGGGACAAGTGGGCTCTTCTACCAATGAGATAATTCTTGATAACTGCAAAGTTCCAAAAGAAAATCTATTAGGTACACTCAATGATGGATTCAGGATAGCGGTGCGTGAGTTAGGTGGCGGGCGTATTGGCATTGGTTCTATGGCACTGGGGATTGGTCTTGCTGCCATGGATTATGCAACCAGCTATGCAAAGGAGCGCATACAGTTTGACAAACCCATTATACACAATCAGGCAATACAGTGGATGATTGCCGACAACTACACTCATCTTGAAGCCGCACGCCTATTGTTACTTCAGGCTGCATATAAAAAAGAACATGGTATGCCGTTTATGAAGGAAGCTTCAATGGCAAAACTTTTTGCCACTGAGGCGGCAAATAAAGCCTGTTATGATGCCATGCAGATACTGGGGGGCTATGGCTACACCAAAGAATATCCTGTTGAGCGTCTGTACCGTGATGTGCGCGTCACTACTATCTACGAAGGGACAAGCGAGATACAACGCCTCATCATTGCAAAGCACTATATGGATACCGCACCAATACCATCAAATGTATAA
- a CDS encoding tetratricopeptide repeat protein, translating into MKYTKQITFIVIIIMAIALSVSAIPGKKVIGVTAFTNLSKDKTFDWLCIGIADTISYKLRNVQEYILVDRVNVDKIIGELQLSQSGLIDENTVEAGKALGANILVVGNFQKFGNQIRITAKIVDVQSHAVINQVQVTGSLNDIFNLQDSLALGIIEKNDTTITTETKTKIVQNDTNNISAYEYFVRGQKFLLYQLDYSKAIEMYQKAISIDPNYAIAYAGLGKAYSLRSWELREYHNTTDPTLIEKSFQSSKKALSLNPNLDEAHLSLARYYQEVDQGKVPNKWTLCEDETRKALEINPNNGEAYLLLSKIYAYDIPKSEMYLKQAIEKNKFLVDAHNNLGIIYLDRGDLDTAFSYIKNAIDIDENYVIGYMNLGVIYEKRGQYDKALEMYKMAVSKYPNYILGLRNLGIGYRNLNRLDEALDAFNKALKLKKDDAQTLSEIGYVYLLKADYTKAIDYFKQSLKYDPSYRYSLANLGWCLVQQGKYNDAIPYLEKAHNDNRDYAWPAGYLGWLYENKFQDYNKALYWYGEALKRDPNNQDYRNAYNRLSGYYR; encoded by the coding sequence ATGAAATATACCAAACAAATCACTTTTATTGTCATTATTATTATGGCAATAGCCCTTTCTGTCAGTGCAATACCTGGCAAGAAAGTAATAGGCGTTACTGCATTTACCAATCTGTCAAAAGACAAAACGTTTGACTGGCTGTGTATTGGTATTGCTGATACCATATCCTATAAACTGCGTAATGTTCAGGAATATATACTGGTAGACAGAGTAAACGTTGATAAAATTATTGGCGAGCTACAGCTTTCCCAATCCGGGCTCATTGATGAAAATACTGTTGAGGCCGGTAAAGCCTTAGGTGCCAATATTCTTGTTGTTGGCAATTTCCAGAAATTTGGCAACCAGATACGCATCACAGCAAAGATCGTAGATGTACAATCGCACGCTGTCATCAATCAGGTTCAGGTTACAGGCTCATTGAATGATATATTCAACCTGCAGGATTCGCTGGCACTGGGAATCATTGAAAAGAATGATACTACTATCACAACCGAAACAAAAACAAAAATTGTACAGAACGATACCAATAACATCAGTGCATACGAATACTTTGTTCGTGGGCAAAAGTTTTTGCTATATCAGTTAGATTATTCTAAAGCCATAGAAATGTATCAGAAGGCAATATCTATTGACCCCAACTATGCAATAGCCTATGCAGGTTTGGGTAAAGCATATTCGCTGCGTTCATGGGAACTCAGGGAATATCATAACACCACCGATCCCACACTCATTGAAAAATCCTTTCAGAGTAGCAAAAAAGCTTTATCCCTTAATCCAAATTTAGATGAAGCCCATCTGTCACTTGCCCGCTATTATCAGGAAGTGGACCAGGGGAAAGTACCCAATAAATGGACTTTGTGTGAAGATGAAACCCGCAAAGCACTAGAAATTAACCCCAATAATGGCGAGGCATATCTGCTCTTGAGCAAAATTTATGCCTACGATATACCCAAATCAGAAATGTATTTAAAGCAGGCAATTGAAAAGAACAAATTTTTAGTAGATGCCCACAACAATTTAGGGATTATTTATTTAGACCGTGGCGATTTAGACACTGCTTTTTCATATATTAAAAATGCCATCGATATAGATGAAAATTACGTTATTGGCTATATGAATTTAGGCGTTATATATGAAAAACGAGGCCAGTATGATAAGGCACTGGAAATGTATAAGATGGCAGTATCAAAATACCCCAATTATATTCTGGGACTGCGTAACTTAGGTATAGGCTATCGCAATTTAAACAGGCTTGATGAAGCGTTAGATGCCTTTAACAAAGCGTTGAAACTAAAAAAGGATGATGCACAAACATTAAGCGAGATTGGGTATGTGTATCTGTTAAAAGCTGATTACACTAAAGCTATCGATTACTTTAAACAATCGCTAAAGTATGATCCTTCATATCGTTATAGCTTAGCTAATTTAGGATGGTGTCTGGTGCAGCAAGGTAAATACAATGATGCCATCCCGTATTTAGAGAAAGCACACAATGACAACAGAGATTATGCGTGGCCGGCAGGATATTTAGGATGGTTGTATGAAAACAAATTTCAGGATTACAATAAGGCCCTTTATTGGTATGGCGAGGCATTAAAGCGTGATCCCAATAATCAGGACTATCGCAATGCATATAACCGTTTATCAGGTTACTATCGCTAA
- the pncA gene encoding bifunctional nicotinamidase/pyrazinamidase produces MTTLTTLHNYGSTTILLTDALLVIDMQYDFMPGGSLPVAEGNSIVKSIAQLMEKFFAKGATVVCTQDWHPKNHRSFASSHGKQPYDPIQEAGLGPVLWPDHCVIGSKGAELHHDLSVQYCHLIVRKGYNIHIDSYSAFLENDKQTPTGLSGYLSSRGVKRIFLCGLAFDYCVHFSAVDGASAGFEAVVITDCTKAVNSPATSVDDAIANMKAHNVKFCTSADLSF; encoded by the coding sequence ATGACAACGCTTACTACCTTGCATAATTACGGCAGCACAACAATTTTGCTGACAGATGCGCTTCTGGTAATAGATATGCAGTACGACTTTATGCCGGGTGGCTCATTGCCAGTTGCGGAAGGCAACTCTATAGTAAAGTCTATAGCACAGTTAATGGAAAAATTCTTTGCAAAAGGTGCCACCGTTGTATGCACACAGGACTGGCATCCCAAGAATCACCGCTCATTTGCATCATCCCACGGCAAACAACCCTACGACCCTATACAGGAGGCTGGCCTGGGACCGGTGCTGTGGCCTGATCACTGTGTCATAGGCTCAAAAGGGGCAGAGCTTCATCACGATCTTTCTGTACAATACTGCCACCTCATTGTGCGAAAAGGCTACAACATACACATTGATAGCTATTCAGCTTTTCTTGAAAATGATAAACAAACACCAACGGGGCTATCGGGATATCTTTCAAGCCGAGGTGTAAAACGTATATTTTTGTGTGGACTTGCGTTTGACTACTGTGTGCATTTTAGTGCGGTTGACGGCGCCAGTGCAGGTTTTGAAGCAGTGGTAATTACTGATTGCACAAAAGCAGTCAACTCACCAGCTACAAGCGTGGATGACGCCATTGCTAATATGAAAGCTCACAATGTCAAATTTTGCACATCAGCTGACCTGTCATTCTAA
- a CDS encoding GAF domain-containing sensor histidine kinase has translation MEKRDTISYIQDKGEEIVLTPEEVKALDTINQKIASGQSLIDIIEYFFKETQHIMPCDRIGIAFSDDGKRLTLYHVVASYSPLYLDKGYTADLKGSSLEKIFQDKMPRIINDLEEYYKKNPESQSTWLLLKEGVMSSMTCPLYVEGRIVGVLFRSSRKKNMYGKREIALHQAMIERLSQAVEKAYRIEQLTQAINAYMEMLSFVTHELKSPLSSIVTLGTTLKQGYFGEIPEHCKNTIDRILVQAEYLLTIVNEYLNLARLETGSMPIRKSTVTIAHDIIEPALAIVQPQADAKHITVEKHYEDVQLQCDPDAMKIVMHNLLSNAIKYNSDSGTVRITVKKEGTLCRISVWNTGPGFPETEKHKLFKRFSRIETDELLARKGSGIGLFVTWNIVYLHNGRIYANSAVGQYAEFTVELPLE, from the coding sequence ATGGAGAAGCGTGACACAATTTCTTATATACAGGATAAAGGTGAAGAAATTGTTTTAACACCAGAAGAAGTTAAAGCCCTTGATACAATAAATCAAAAGATAGCTTCAGGGCAGTCACTGATTGACATCATAGAATATTTCTTTAAAGAAACACAACATATTATGCCCTGCGACAGGATTGGCATTGCATTTTCAGATGATGGTAAACGGTTAACACTGTATCACGTGGTAGCATCATACAGCCCTCTGTATTTAGATAAAGGATATACTGCCGACCTTAAGGGAAGTTCTCTTGAAAAAATATTTCAGGATAAAATGCCACGAATCATCAATGACTTAGAAGAATATTACAAAAAAAATCCTGAAAGCCAGTCAACATGGCTGCTTTTAAAAGAAGGAGTGATGTCAAGCATGACCTGCCCCCTGTATGTGGAAGGGCGCATTGTGGGAGTGTTGTTCAGAAGTTCCCGTAAAAAGAATATGTATGGAAAAAGGGAAATTGCACTGCATCAGGCAATGATAGAGCGGTTGAGCCAGGCTGTTGAAAAAGCATACCGTATAGAGCAATTGACCCAGGCAATAAACGCATACATGGAGATGCTATCGTTTGTAACCCATGAGCTAAAAAGTCCGCTTTCATCTATAGTAACGTTAGGTACCACACTCAAGCAGGGGTATTTTGGGGAAATCCCTGAGCATTGCAAAAACACCATTGATCGTATTCTTGTGCAAGCAGAATATCTGTTAACGATAGTAAATGAATATTTGAACTTAGCCCGTCTTGAGACTGGTTCAATGCCAATACGCAAATCAACAGTAACTATCGCACATGATATTATTGAACCTGCACTTGCCATTGTGCAGCCCCAGGCTGATGCAAAACATATAACAGTTGAAAAACACTACGAGGATGTACAGCTACAGTGCGATCCCGATGCTATGAAGATTGTAATGCACAATCTTTTAAGCAATGCCATTAAGTACAATAGTGATAGCGGTACTGTGCGCATAACCGTAAAAAAAGAAGGCACTCTATGCAGAATCAGCGTGTGGAATACTGGCCCTGGATTTCCTGAAACAGAGAAGCATAAATTATTCAAACGATTTTCACGCATTGAAACGGACGAACTCCTTGCCCGCAAAGGATCGGGCATTGGGCTTTTTGTGACGTGGAATATTGTGTACCTGCACAATGGCAGAATCTATGCAAACTCAGCGGTGGGGCAGTATGCTGAGTTTACCGTTGAGTTGCCATTAGAATGA
- the amrS gene encoding AmmeMemoRadiSam system radical SAM enzyme, which produces MKEALYYTKHGEDAVQCVLCPHNCIIKEGKSGICNARQNTGGKLYSLIYEKPCATHVDPIEKKPLYHFLPGSRSFSLGTVGCNLKCMHCQNWELSTSSPNDVYCHTLTADDCVKLAIQYECQSISYTYNEPSINIEYVLETAVKAHDKGIKNVMVTNGFINEEPLRDLYRHIDAANVDLKAFDDDFYKKICKARLEPVLKTLTILKEMNVWIEVTNLVIPTHNDDVTMIQKLVDWFVHNLGTDVPLHFTAFYPAHKLTNVPPTPFRVLKQAYDIAYKAGIKFIYLGNVRERSVTRCPSCGRDLVVRSGFNVMRTNLHDGKCICQTPIPGVWR; this is translated from the coding sequence ATGAAAGAGGCTCTGTATTATACAAAACACGGTGAGGATGCGGTGCAATGTGTGCTGTGTCCTCACAACTGCATTATAAAAGAAGGAAAGAGTGGTATTTGCAATGCCCGACAGAATACAGGGGGGAAATTATATTCATTAATTTATGAAAAACCCTGTGCTACCCATGTTGACCCAATAGAAAAAAAGCCGCTATACCATTTTCTGCCGGGAAGCAGATCCTTTTCCCTTGGCACAGTTGGCTGTAATTTAAAATGCATGCACTGCCAGAACTGGGAACTATCAACTAGCTCCCCCAATGATGTGTACTGTCATACGCTCACAGCAGATGACTGCGTTAAATTGGCAATTCAGTATGAATGCCAGTCAATATCGTACACCTACAATGAACCCAGCATAAACATTGAATACGTTCTTGAAACAGCTGTCAAGGCTCATGATAAGGGAATTAAGAATGTCATGGTTACCAATGGATTTATCAACGAAGAGCCATTACGTGATCTTTACAGACATATTGATGCAGCAAATGTTGATCTGAAAGCTTTTGATGATGACTTTTATAAAAAAATTTGCAAGGCACGCTTAGAACCGGTATTAAAAACATTAACTATTCTTAAAGAGATGAATGTATGGATTGAGGTTACCAACCTGGTTATCCCCACACACAACGATGATGTAACCATGATTCAAAAGCTTGTGGATTGGTTTGTTCACAATTTAGGTACCGATGTCCCGCTGCATTTCACAGCCTTTTACCCTGCACACAAATTGACAAATGTCCCCCCTACACCTTTCAGGGTGTTGAAACAGGCGTATGACATTGCGTATAAAGCCGGTATTAAATTTATATATTTAGGCAATGTCCGCGAACGCTCGGTTACCCGCTGTCCATCGTGTGGCCGTGACCTTGTTGTACGTAGTGGATTCAACGTGATGCGCACCAACCTTCATGACGGGAAATGTATATGCCAAACACCCATACCAGGGGTGTGGCGATAG